AGAGGCAAAAGCATACGGTCTGACTTCCCGTGAGATATATACATGCGCTGGGCTGAAAGTAAGATATACTGCAGCAAAAAGCCCTGCCTCCCTGGAAACCCAGAGAGAACCGACCTTGTACATCATGATGATACCAGCAAGCCCAAACACAACAGAAGGAACACGCAGAGCGAATTCAGATGTCCCCAATTGCAAAACCCCCTTTACCAAAATATGGTAAAGGGGGGGGTGCATTTCCTTAGTATTTATCCATTCAATTAAATAACCAACGGACTTGGAAGCCATCACAGGAACTATAGCTTCGTCGAACCATAACGCAGGCACCTCAAGATTATATAATCGTATAGCAGCAGCGCAAACAAGCACAACTAAAGCAGAAATAAAATGCTTATTACCTTTCTCATCCATTTCGAATATAGGCTGGCCCATATGTTTGTCTTTTTGCAAAATCTTATCCTTTAAACAAAAACATCCGTGAGTCCCCTACCAGAGATGGTATTTCTCAGGATCAATTTGACCTACCCTCAAAAAATGTATCACTAATTATGAGGGGCTACACTCAATCCTGTGTACAATGAACACTTCCCAAGGGGAGCATTCTGCCCTGAGGGGAAGATTCTAGCAGGAGTTGGTGGCGGACATTGCTCCAGTGAGCCGTGCGGCCTAATCATGTAATACTCTTTGCGCAACACTCCAAGAATAACTGAGCCTGCCGAAGTTGTAGAAAATCTCACAGTTAAACATCGGACCCGCATTTTTCCGTTGAAGCTTTCGCGGCAGGCGCTCTCCCAGGGGGAACCAAGTTTCATCTGCAGCATTTTGACCCCAACCCCGGTTAACCAACCCCTTCTG
The nucleotide sequence above comes from Desulfovibrio sp.. Encoded proteins:
- a CDS encoding transposase, producing the protein MLQMKLGSPWESACRESFNGKMRVRCLTVRFSTTSAGSVILGVLRKEYYMIRPHGSLEQCPPPTPARIFPSGQNAPLGKCSLYTGLSVAPHN